One segment of Streptomyces sp. TG1A-8 DNA contains the following:
- the rsgA gene encoding ribosome small subunit-dependent GTPase A has translation MSSHLPSGTPVSSALAPYGWDDAWADAFTAYASQGLLPGRVVRVDRGQCDVVTADGTVRADTAFVTPHDPLRVVCTGDWVAVEPGGTPRYVRAYLPRRTAFVRSTSSKRSEGQILAANVDHAVVAVSLAAELDLGRVERFLALAWESGARPVVALTKADLVPDPVTLAHLVQDVETAAPGVPVLTVSALHGDGLDVLLALTGSGTSVLLGQSGAGKSTLANALVGTDVMDVRAARDTDGKGRHTTTTRNLLALPGGGVLIDTPGLRGVGLFDAEDGVGQVFSEIEELARRCRFHDCAHESEPGCAVRSAVGSGELAARRLESYRKLIRENQWIVAKTDARVRAELRKDWKRRGAEGRAAMEAKRGRWK, from the coding sequence TTGTCCTCCCACCTGCCTTCCGGCACCCCTGTCTCCTCCGCGCTCGCTCCCTACGGCTGGGACGACGCCTGGGCCGACGCGTTCACCGCGTACGCGTCCCAGGGCCTGCTGCCCGGCCGGGTCGTCCGCGTCGACCGCGGCCAGTGCGACGTGGTCACCGCGGACGGGACCGTCCGCGCCGACACCGCCTTCGTCACCCCGCACGATCCGCTGCGGGTCGTGTGCACCGGCGACTGGGTCGCCGTCGAACCCGGCGGCACCCCCCGCTACGTCCGCGCGTACCTGCCGCGCCGGACCGCCTTCGTGCGCTCCACCTCCTCCAAGCGGTCCGAGGGGCAGATCCTCGCCGCCAACGTCGACCACGCCGTCGTCGCCGTGTCCCTCGCCGCCGAGCTCGACCTCGGCCGCGTCGAACGGTTCCTGGCGCTGGCCTGGGAGTCCGGGGCCCGGCCCGTGGTCGCGCTCACCAAGGCCGACCTGGTGCCGGACCCGGTGACCCTGGCCCACCTCGTCCAGGACGTCGAGACGGCCGCGCCCGGCGTGCCCGTGCTCACCGTCAGCGCCCTGCACGGCGACGGCCTGGACGTGCTGCTCGCCCTCACCGGCTCCGGTACGTCCGTACTGCTCGGGCAGTCCGGCGCGGGCAAGTCCACCCTCGCCAACGCCCTCGTCGGCACGGACGTCATGGACGTGCGGGCCGCCCGCGACACCGACGGCAAGGGCCGGCACACGACCACCACCCGCAACCTGCTCGCCCTGCCCGGCGGCGGCGTGCTCATCGACACCCCCGGGCTGCGGGGCGTCGGCCTCTTCGACGCCGAGGACGGGGTCGGGCAGGTGTTCTCCGAGATCGAGGAACTGGCCCGGCGGTGCCGGTTCCACGACTGCGCGCACGAGAGCGAACCCGGCTGCGCGGTGCGCTCCGCCGTGGGGAGCGGGGAGCTCGCGGCGCGGCGGCTGGAGAGCTACCGGAAGCTGATCCGGGAGAACCAGTGGATCGTCGCCAAGACCGACGCGCGGGTCCGCGCGGAGCTGCGCAAGGACTGGAAGCGGAGGGGGGCGGAGGGCCGGGCGGCGATGGAGGCGAAGCGGGGGCGGTGGAAGTAG